Proteins encoded together in one Qingshengfaniella alkalisoli window:
- the lnt gene encoding apolipoprotein N-acyltransferase yields MKSVRRRMLAGAFSGAVAALGHAPFSVPLATVIALACAVALLARADDLRSAAWLGWATGCGYFGVALHWIIEPFLVDVARHGWMAPFALVFMSGGLALFWAGAFATARWLAGSSGSALRLALSPAVCLAAAETARSFVLTGFPWALPAYVWTETSLRLLVAWIGPFGLTFATLAVVSALSLSLIGTRHMWRLVAAGFAMALLFAAYGWTSVLERTMQTNPSGKTVRIVQPNEPQNEKWLPENVQRFWLRKLELTEGDGPVDLVIWPEVSLPYLLERDEGGLSQIGQAAGGAAVILGAQRLDGNDRLLNSLVMLDHDGEPVHIYDKQHLVPFGEYFPGGELARRLGLEGLATNVLGGFSAGVGPRLRDASKMGLGSYVPMICYETIFPRYARSDEGRADWLVQLTNDAWFGNFAGPQQHLQQARMRAIEQGLPLIRAANTGISALIDPQGRIVARLDLNETGALEAGLPASSGPTFYARVGDWPVWGLMLLCLSGLALTRERFGH; encoded by the coding sequence ACCGTCATTGCGCTGGCTTGTGCTGTCGCGTTGCTTGCGCGGGCTGACGACCTTAGGTCGGCTGCATGGTTGGGGTGGGCGACTGGCTGCGGTTACTTCGGTGTCGCGCTGCATTGGATTATCGAGCCCTTCCTCGTCGATGTCGCTCGCCACGGCTGGATGGCGCCCTTCGCCTTGGTATTCATGTCCGGTGGTCTTGCGCTGTTCTGGGCAGGTGCGTTTGCGACAGCACGCTGGCTGGCGGGATCTTCGGGCAGTGCCTTACGCCTCGCGCTTTCGCCAGCAGTTTGCCTTGCGGCAGCTGAAACCGCGCGCTCTTTCGTTCTAACAGGGTTTCCCTGGGCGCTGCCAGCATATGTCTGGACTGAAACCTCGCTCCGGCTGCTCGTGGCGTGGATCGGTCCATTTGGGCTGACCTTCGCGACGCTGGCTGTTGTGTCTGCCTTGTCCCTTTCATTGATTGGCACGCGGCACATGTGGCGGCTCGTGGCGGCGGGCTTCGCGATGGCACTGCTTTTTGCGGCCTATGGTTGGACCTCAGTTCTCGAAAGGACGATGCAAACCAATCCCAGCGGGAAGACGGTTCGCATCGTGCAGCCCAATGAACCTCAGAACGAGAAATGGCTGCCGGAGAACGTCCAGCGGTTCTGGCTGCGCAAACTGGAGCTGACCGAGGGTGACGGGCCGGTGGATCTGGTGATATGGCCCGAAGTATCTTTGCCATATCTGTTGGAGCGCGACGAGGGCGGGCTCTCTCAGATCGGCCAAGCCGCTGGGGGGGCGGCGGTGATCCTCGGTGCGCAGAGGCTTGATGGGAACGATCGGCTGTTGAACAGCTTGGTGATGCTCGATCACGACGGTGAACCGGTGCATATCTATGACAAGCAACACCTCGTACCGTTTGGCGAATACTTTCCAGGTGGTGAACTCGCCCGGCGTCTGGGGTTGGAAGGGCTTGCGACGAATGTGCTTGGAGGTTTCTCCGCCGGAGTGGGGCCACGGCTGCGCGATGCATCAAAGATGGGCTTGGGCAGCTATGTCCCGATGATCTGCTACGAGACGATTTTTCCGCGCTACGCGAGATCAGATGAAGGCCGCGCGGATTGGCTCGTGCAACTGACCAATGACGCTTGGTTCGGAAATTTCGCGGGTCCGCAACAACATCTTCAGCAGGCACGGATGCGTGCGATCGAGCAGGGATTACCCCTTATACGCGCGGCGAATACGGGGATTTCCGCCCTGATTGATCCGCAAGGGCGTATCGTTGCGCGTCTGGATCTGAATGAAACGGGTGCACTGGAGGCTGGACTGCCTGCGTCCTCCGGCCCCACGTTCTATGCTCGGGTGGGGGATTGGCCTGTTTGGGGCTTGATGCTGCTGTGTCTGTCGGGCCTGGCGCTAACCCGCGAACGCTTTGGTCATTGA
- the metK gene encoding methionine adenosyltransferase, whose product MARKNYAFTSESVSEGHPDKVCDRISDAILDAFLEADPEARVACETFATTNRVIIGGEVGINDPKLLEETTARVEDITRSCIRDIGYEQDKFHWNTVNIDNFLHEQSNHIWQGVGGTENREEGAGDQGIMFGYAVNETPELMPAPICYAHAVLKRLAEARKGGEARVLGPDAKSQLTVRYENGAPVEVSSIVLSTQHLDETLESNDVRAIVEPYVREELPDGWITDKTEWWVNPTGKFVIGGPDGDAGLTGRKIIVDTYGGSAPHGGGAFSGKDPTKVDRSAAYAARYLAKNVVASGLAHRCTIQLSYAIGVAKPLSIYADTHGTGEVDEARIEQAVAQVMDLTPKGIRTHLGLNRPIFERTAAYGHFGRVPEADGGFSWERTDLTEALRKAV is encoded by the coding sequence ATGGCGCGTAAGAACTACGCCTTTACGTCCGAGTCGGTGTCGGAAGGTCATCCCGACAAAGTTTGCGACCGGATCTCCGATGCGATTCTCGATGCTTTTCTGGAAGCTGATCCCGAGGCCCGCGTTGCCTGTGAAACCTTTGCGACGACCAATCGCGTGATCATCGGCGGCGAGGTCGGGATCAACGATCCGAAGCTGCTTGAGGAAACGACCGCCAGGGTCGAAGACATCACGCGCAGCTGTATTCGCGACATCGGCTATGAGCAGGACAAATTCCACTGGAACACGGTGAATATCGACAACTTCCTGCACGAACAGTCCAACCACATCTGGCAGGGTGTTGGCGGGACGGAAAACCGAGAAGAGGGCGCGGGCGATCAAGGGATCATGTTCGGCTATGCTGTCAACGAGACACCGGAACTGATGCCAGCCCCGATCTGTTACGCCCATGCGGTTCTGAAACGGCTTGCCGAGGCCCGCAAGGGCGGCGAGGCGAGGGTTTTGGGACCGGACGCCAAATCGCAATTGACCGTGCGCTACGAAAACGGGGCGCCTGTTGAGGTCAGTTCCATCGTTCTGTCCACTCAGCATCTCGACGAGACGCTGGAATCAAACGATGTGCGGGCGATTGTCGAGCCCTATGTGCGCGAAGAACTGCCCGATGGTTGGATCACCGACAAGACGGAATGGTGGGTCAATCCAACGGGGAAGTTCGTGATTGGTGGTCCGGACGGCGACGCCGGACTGACCGGCCGCAAGATCATCGTGGATACCTATGGGGGATCGGCACCGCATGGTGGAGGTGCGTTTTCCGGAAAGGATCCGACCAAGGTGGACCGTTCGGCTGCCTACGCCGCACGGTATCTGGCGAAGAACGTGGTCGCGTCCGGACTGGCGCATCGCTGCACGATCCAGCTTAGCTATGCGATTGGTGTGGCTAAACCGCTGTCGATTTATGCCGATACGCATGGCACGGGCGAGGTGGACGAGGCACGGATCGAGCAGGCGGTCGCGCAGGTTATGGACCTGACACCCAAAGGTATTCGTACCCATCTGGGACTGAACAGACCGATTTTTGAACGCACCGCCGCTTATGGTCATTTCGGACGCGTCCCTGAAGCGGATGGCGGCTTCAGCTGGGAGCGTACCGATCTGACCGAGGCGCTACGCAAGGCGGTCTAG